The nucleotide sequence CACTCCGGCTCGCGCAACTGCTGGGTGACCGTCGGACCGGAGAGCCTCGACATCGAGGACGACGGGCGCGGCCCGCACGGGAGCGGGCTGGAACCGGCGCCGGTGGGGGCGGAGGTCTCGCCCTCCGTGCGCGACGGATCCGGCCTCGCCGGTTTGAGCGCCCGCGCCGCGCAGGTCGGCGCCAGGATCGTCGTCGGATCCGGACCCCGCGGAGGCACTCTGCTGAGCGTGAGGAGGGCCGTGTGACCGACACCATCCGGCTGTTGCTGGCCGACGATCAGGCACTGGTCCGCGGCGCGCTCGCCGCCCTGCTCGACCTCGAACCGGACCTCGAGGTGGTCGCCCAGGTCGGGAGGGGCGACGACGTCGTGGATGCGGCCCGCGCATCCCGGGCCGATGTCGCGCTGCTCGACGTGGAGATGCCCGGCGCGGACGGCATCCAGGCGGCGGCACAGCTCCGGACCGCCGTGCCCGGGTGCCGGTCGCTGATCGTCACCACGTTCGGGCGGCCGGGCTACCTACGCCGCGCGATGGAGGCCGGCGCTTCGGGGTTCGTCGTCAAGGACACCCCGTCGGGTCAGCTGGCGGATGCTGTGCGCCGGGTGGCCGCCGGGCTGCGGGTGGTCGACCCCGCGCTCGCGGCTGAGTCGCTCGCGTCCGGAGCGTCACCGCTGACCGTTCGGGAGGCCGAGGTGCTGGAGGTCGCAGCCGAGGGCGGGACCATCTCGGACATCGCCCGCCGGCTGCACCTCAGCGACGGGACGGTCCGGAACCACCTCTCCAGCGCGATCGGGAAGACGGGCGCGCGCAACCGTTCCGAGGCCGTGTCTATCGCGACACGACAGGGCTGGCTCTGAGCCGCGAAGGATCGCAGCTCAGTACGGGCGGTCGGCGCTAGGCGCGCTTCGGAGTGCCCGTCTCCTCGTCCTCGTCTTCGTACGCATAGGCGTCCTCGGACTCGGTCTCGTCCTCCGCCTCGTACTCGGCCCACTTCGCGTATTGCTCGTCGTCGCCATGGGAGTGGCCGGTCAGCTCACGCTCCAGAGCGTCGTAGTTCACATTGGGACTGAACGACTTCAACTGCCGCGCGATCTTGGTGTGTTTTGCCTTCTGACGGCCGCGCCCCATGCGTGACCCCCTTTTGGTCCCAGCCCGGGCGAGAGAGGCTCCCCGGGGATCGAATAGAAACAGTGAAAACTAGCATGGAGTTTAGCATGCGGACATCACGGACCCCCGAGTTCCCGCACAGCGAGAAGTGATGGGATAAGCGGGTGAGCACGACCAGGACCGAGACCCAGGTGGTGGTCATCGGCGCGGGCCAGGCAGGGCTCGCCGTCGCCTACTATCTGCGGCGGTTCGAGCTGACCCCGGGCGAGGATTTCATCGTCTATGACCGCGGTCCTGTGACCGGCGGAGCCTGGCAGCATCGGTGGGATGCGCTCAAGCTCGGCAGCGCCCATCACGTGAACGATCTGCCGGGGATGTCGGAGCTGGGTCTCAGCTTCGACACGGCCGACCGGTCGCTCCCGGCACGTGACATCGTCGCCGGCTACTACCGCCGCTACGAAGACCATTTCGGCCTCCAAGTGCAGCGACCGGTGGCCGTGCACAGCGTCTCCGACCGGGGCGCGGATCTCGTCGTCGAGCACAGTGCGGGTGAGACGGCGACGCGCATCGTCGTCAACGCCTCGGGAACCTGGGGCTCGCCCTTCGTGCCCTACTACCCGGGAATGAACGAGTTCGCCGGGCGTCATGTCCATACCTCGACGTACCGCTCGGCCGACGAGTTCGCCGGTCAGTCGGTGGTCGTCGTGGGCGGGGGCACCAGCGCGATCGGGTTCCTGCTCGAGCTGGAGGGTGTGGCGGAGTCCCTGACCTGGGCGACCAGGCGGCCGGTGGACTTCCGCGACGAGTCGGAGCTCACCATCGAGGGCGGCGTCGCTGCGGTGGCGATGCAGGATGCGGCGGCGCGCGCCGGGGAGGCCCTCCCGTCGATCGTGAGCGGCACGGGCGTCCCTCGCACGCGACGGATCGCCGCCGGGATCGAACGCGGCGTGCTCATCGAGCGCCCGATGTTCACCCGCATCGAGAAGGACGGCGTGCGCTGGCCGGACGGCTCGTTCACCCGTGCCGACGCGATCATCTGGGCGACCGGGTTCAGGCCGGAGCTGCGTCATCTGGCCCCGCTGCACCTGCGGGAGAAGACGGGCGGTCTGACCGTCGCCTCCGGTGCCTCCTGGCAGGACTCGCGCATATTCCTCGCCGGGTATGGTCCGCAGGCGTCGACGATCGGCGCGAACCGCGCCGGCCGGATCATCGCGCGCCAGATCATGGCGCAGCTGTAAACGGCACTTGCGCCCCGGCACGCACGTCGTTTGCTCGGGCCCCTCGGGTCACGCAGTGACGGAGCGGGGCCGGCCCGCGAAGCGGAGACCTTCCACCTCGATGTCGCCTGCCGTCTCGTCCGGGTCGACCTCGAAGCGGCCTTCCGGGGCGTCCGCTCGCAGGCCGAGCCGGGCGCTGAGCACGGCCACCGCGGCCGCCGCCGACCACGCCTGTGGTCGGCACGCCGCGGGGTAGGGGATGGGTGCGCTGGTCTCCGAGGCGCTGTCGCCCGAGTGCAGCTCCGGCATCCGGTAGCCGAACCCGGCCGCCGCGGCGAGGAGCCCATCCGACAGCTGCGCGGCTTCGGCGCGGAAGCCGTCGCGCGCGAGCCCGGTGATCGCGATGGCCGTGTCGTGCGCCCAGACCGAGCCGCCGTGGTAGCTGAGCGGCCAGTAGCCCGCCGAGTCCGTCGACATCGTGCGCAGGCCGTAGCCGGACGACAGCTCCGGCGAGACGAGGCGTCGTGCGACCAGCGCCGACTGCTCGGCATCCAGGATTCCCGTGCCGAGGAGGTGGCCGATGTTGCTCGTGACGGTGTCGACCTTGCGTTTGGCGGCGTCGAGCGCCACCGCGGGATACGCGCCGGCCGGATCGGCGATCCAGAAGGCGTCGGCGAAGCGCTGCTTGAGGTCGGCCGCCCAGCCGCGCCAGGCGTCGCCTCCCGGCCGGTCGAAGGCATCCAAGAGTGCTGCGCCGCCGATGGCGGCTTCGTAGGCGTACCCCTGCACCTCGCACAGGGCGATCGGACCGTCGGCCAGCGTGCCGTCGCGCCACTGGATCGAGTCGCCCGAGTCCTTCCAGCCCTGGTTGGCGAGGCCGTGACCCGTGGTGTCGATGTACTCGAGGAAGCCGTCTCCGTCGCTGTCGCCGTAGTCGCGCATCCACGCCAGGGCAGCCTCCAGGTGGGGGAGGAGCGCTTCCACCTCGTCTCGGGGCATGCCCCAGCGCCAGGCGTCGTGCAGCAGGCAGATCCAGAGCGCCGTCGCGTCGACGGTGCCGTAGTACAGCGGCGGGAGGACGACGCCTTCGCCGGGGATCACCAGCGCGCCGGGCCGCAGCTCGTGCATGATCTTGCCGGGCTGCTCCGCCGTCTCCGCGACCGACTCCGTTCCCTGGTACTCGGCGAGCACCCGCAGCGTCGACGCCGCGATCTCGTGGCCGAGCGGCAGCAGCATCCGAGCCGCCCAGAGCGAGTCACGTCCGAACAGAGTGAAGAACCACGGCGCGCCCGCCGCGAGGAAGACGTCGTTCGGGTGCTCGACCGTCGACATGCGGAGCGCCTGGAGGTCGGCGACCGCGCGGTCGAGCCAGGACGCCAGCCGGGAGTCGCCGGTGGTGGCGCGGAAGGCGGACCACTCCGGCGACGGCGCGGCATCGGCCACGACCGCCGTCGGATCGTCGACGCCGGTGCTCCACTCCACGACGGCCTCTCCGTGCGCGGGCACGTCCACGTCCCAGTGGAGGGTGACGTTCCGGCCGTCGACGGTTGCCGTTGCGCCGCGAGCCGACACCCGAGCGGTGACGGGACCGCTGCCGAGCACGACGGCGTTGCCCCCAGCGTTGCCCTCGCCCCGGTCGACGGTCACGGGGTACTCGCTCCCGGACAGTCCCGCTTTGATCTTCTGCATGGGGCTGAAGTCGGCCCGCAGTTCGACTTCGACGGTGGTTCGCAGGCCTTCGCCCAGGGCGTTGCGCACGACGATGCGCTCGCCGAGCGAGCCGGCAGCGACCGTCCGTCGCTGGTCGATCCGCACCCGCGGATCCGCCGTCGCATCGTCGATCCCCCGAGCCAGGGCGGTGAAGACGGTCGTGGCGGCATCCGGTGAGGCGGTCGCGATGTGCTCCGGCACGGCGCCTCCCACGCTGAGGAGGACGTGATCCAGCACCCGGAGGTCGGAATGGTAGAAGCCGTGGATGCCGTGCCCGTCGATGCGCCCGTCGGCGGCCGACCAGGCCTGGGAGGGTGCGGTCAGCACCACGACGCTGTCGTGGAGGAGCGGCTGGAGGGGCTGGGTCATCGTGGTGATCGTGCCTTCGTGGTCGTCGCCGAGCGCGCGTGGGGCGTCAGCGGGGTGTTCGGTCGTGCGGTCGTCGGTGGGCGTGGATGGGGCGGAATCGCGGGAGACCAGGGGGTGGTGGGTCCCGGTGTCGGAGGTCATGCGGCGACCTCCTCGGCGAGGAGGCGAGGCGCGAGGCGTTCCTCGCGCACGCCGTCGTCGGTCCGGGTGAGCTGCCAGGCGGAGACGCCGGGGCGCTCGGCCACGATGTCCACCACGGCGCGGCCCCGGTAGACGAGGCCGACCCCTTCGTCGAGGGCGTAGCCGTCGGGAAGTGTTCCGTCGGCCACGGCGCGCTGGTGCGCCGGGCGTCGTCGCGGGTCGGAGTCGTAGTGGACGGCCAGGGACCCGGGGACGAGGCCGATCCCGTCGCGGACGGCGGAGATGTCGGGGCCGAAGGACGATGTCGTCCCGCCCTCGTGCCAGCAGAGCGCGCCCGCGGATCCTCCGGCGAGCACCACCCCGCGCCGCCAGGCCTCGGTCAGGATCCGGTCGAGGCCGTGCGCCCGCCAGACGGCCAGGAGATTGACGAGGCTTCCACCGCTCACCCAGACGACATCCTGCGACAGGAGGTGCGCGCGGACATCGGCGATGTTGGGATGCGGGAAGAGCCGGAGGTGCGTCGCCTCGACGCTGGCAGCCCTGGCCGCCTCGAGCTCGGCCCCCTCGACGTGGCGCTGGTCGCCGCCCGCGGTGTTGATGTGGGTGACGCGCGGGACGCGGCCGTGCACATCGGCCAGCTCGATGGCATGGTGCAGCAGCGGCCCGTACACCGAGTCGGTCCACTCGCCGCCGTTCAGCCCGCCGCAGGTGGCGAGGATGGTCGGTTCCGCTGCCGTCATTCCTTCACCGCCCCCTCACTGGAATTCATGATCCGCCTCTGAAAGATGAAGAACAGCACCGCGACGGGGATGGTCATGATGGCCGCTGCCGCCAATTTGAGCGGGTACTGACTGCCCTGGCTCAGCTGACCGCTGGCGAGCCCGGCGACGCCCTTTGTCAGGGTCGTCAGCGAGGGGCTCTGCGTCGAGACGATGAAGTGCGCCAGCTCGTTCCACGACCCCTGGAACGACAGGATGACGATCGTGATGAGGGCCGGCCGGGCCATCGGGAGCACGATCGACCAGAACACCCGGAAGGTGCCCGCTCCGTCGATCCTCGCCTGCTCCTCGACGCTCGCCGGGATGGACTCGAAGAAGTTCTTCATGATGAAGACGCCGGCGGCGTCCGTCAGCAGCGGCAGGATCATGCCCGTGTACGAGTCGTAGATGCCGAGCTGGTTGATGACGAGGAACTTGGGGATGAGGAGCACGACCATCGGCACGGACATCACCGCTACCAGCGCCGCGAACACGACGGTGCGCCCGCGGAAGTGCAAGCGCGCGAGGGCGTAGCCCGCGAGCGAGTCGAAGAACACCCGGCCCAGTGTGACGAACACGGTCACCACGGCCGAGTTGGCGAACCAGACCGGGAAGTCGGAGTTGACGAACAGCTTGGTGTACGCGGCCGTGGTGAACGTCTGCGGGATGAGCGACACCGGGTTCGCCGTCGCCTCGGCGTCCGTCTTGAACGACGTGGCCAGCTGGATGAGGAACGGCATGATGTACACGACCGCCAGCGCGATCAGGATCGCGTACGTGACGGACGTGGCGACGATGGTCGCGGTCGAGCGTCGCCGACGCGGACGAGCCGGCGGCGCCGGTGCGGGCGCAGTCGCACGCTCCGCCTGGATGGTGCTGGAGCTCATCGGATCGCTCCCTTCCGCTCGGAGTCGTCGCTGCGGGAGGACGGGACGCTGCTCGGAGCGCCTCCCGCTGCCGTGCCGGCCGCCAACGCGGGCTGGTACAGCCGCATCCGCCTTTTGGAGACCGTGCGCTCGCGCAGGATCCACCGCTGCAGCAGGGTGAACACGACGATGATGACGAAGAGGATGAAGGCGATCGCGGCGCCCTGTCCCCATTCCTGGTTGACGAACGACGTCTGATAGGAGAGGTACGCGGGCGTCAGCGTCGTCTTGCCGGGTGCCCCTCGGGTTCCGGTGTAGATCTGGTCGAACACCTGCCAGCAGCCGATGAGCCCGAGCGTGAGGACCGTGAACAGCGTCGGCCGCAGCTGCGGGAGGGTGATCCTCCAGAAGCGCTGCCAGCCGTTCGCGCCGTCCATCATCGCCGCTTCCGTGATGTCGCCGCCGAGGTTCTGCAGCGCCGCGAGGAAGAGCAGCATGAACGTGCCGCTCGTGGTGAAGACGGCCATGATGATGTACGCCGTCATGGCGACGGACGGGCCGCCCAGCCAGTCCCACCACGAGACGCCGAGCGCGGTGTTCTGGGTGAGCGCCGCTGGTCCCTGCGTCACGCCGAACACGGCGAGCAGGTCATGGATGATGCCCGAGGGGTCGTTGAACCAGTTCGGCCCGTGGATGCCGACCCACGACAGCACCTTGTTGACGGCGCCGCTGGTGCTGAACAGGAAGAGCCACAGCACGGTGATGGCGACGGAGCTGGTCACGGAGGGGAAGTAGAACGCCGTCCGGAAGAACCCGCGACCGCGCAGGATCGCGCGGTTCACGAGCACGGCGAGGCCGAGCGACACCGCGGTCTGGATCGGCACGACGAGCACGACGTACCAGGCGTTGTTCTTGAGCGACATTCCGAAGTCCTGCTCGGCGAGACCGCCGCCGGCGAGGAGCTTCGTGTAGTTGTCGAAGCCGACGAAGTTCACGTCGGAGGAGAAGGGGCTGCCCCGGCCGCCCCAGTCGGAGAAGCTGACCCACAGCGCCATGAGCACCGGGATCACCAGGAAGACGCCGAGCAGCAGGATGACCGGGGCGGTGAACAACCACCCCGAGGCGGTCTCGCCGCGCCGCAGACCGGTGCGACGAGACCGACTCGTGGTTGTGGACATGACGGGAGGCTTCCTTACTTCAGCAGAGCTTCGAGGTTCTTCTGCGTGGCGTCGAGGATCGCCTTCGGGTCACCGGTGGCCAGCGACTCGAGCTTGCTGTTCAGGTCGGTGACGACATCGGCCGATCCCTTCGCGGTCGGAACGCCCTTGGCGTAGTCGGCGGCGTTCAGGAAGGGCACGAGGTCGGGGTTGGCGGACTTCCACTCGTCTGCGGCCGACTTGATCGACGGCATCGGGCCGAAGGCCTTCGAGAAGGCGAGCTGGTCGTCCTTGCTGGTGAGCTTCTCGACGAGCTTCAGCGCGGCGGCCTGGTTGGGGCTGTCGGCGGCGATCCCCCAGCAGTTCGTGAACTGCAGGGTGCCCTGTCCGACCGGGCCCTCGGGCAGCTCCGCGACCTTGTACTTGATGTTCGGGAAGTCGGACTTCAGGGCGCCCGTGATCCAGTTGCCCTCGATCGTCATCGCCGCGAGACCCTTGCCGAAGGCTTCGCCGCCCCAGCCGGCGCCGAGGTCCTTCGCGTACTTCAGCTCACCGCCGTTGAGCATCTTCTTCACGAAGTCGAGCGCCTGGACGTTGGCGTCGCTGTTGGCGGTGGCCTTGGTGCTGTCGTCGTTCATCAAGTTGCCGCCGGCCTGGACCATGAAGGACCCGACGCGGGCGTACTCACCGGAGATGCCGAGGCCGACCTGGCTGCCGGTGGTGAGCTTCTTGGCCACCGACTCCAGCTGGTCCCACGTCTTCGGGATGTCGGCGTCGGTGAGGCCCGCGGCGCTCCACGCGTCGGTGTTGATGATGAGCTGCAGCGTCGAGAAGTCCTTCGGGGCGCAGTAGAACTTGCCGTCGTACGTGAACGACTTCACGAGGCTCGGGTAGAAGTCGCTCTTGTTGCTGAGCTGGTCGCCGTAGGCGAGGAGCGAGCCGTTGGAGGCGTAGCCCGCCAGTGCGTCGGTGGAGAGGTAGAAGACGTCGGCCGGCTTCTTCGCGGCGAAGCCCTGCGAGAGCTGCTGGTTGAGGTCGCTGGCGGCGACGACGGACGCCTTGGTGCCGGAGCTCTTCGACCAGTCCGAGACCGCCGACTTGACCGCTGCGGTCTCGGCGTCGCCGGACGATCCGATCATGACCGTGAGGGCCTTGTCGGACGACGTCAGCTTTCCGGTGTCGCCGCTGCTGCTGCCGCCGCTGAAGCCGGACCCGCAGGCCGTGAGCGTGAGCGCTGCCGCGGCGGCGACGGCGCCGCCCGCGAGCCAGCGATGGGTGATCTTGCGCATTCGTGTCTCTCCTTGATGTGAGTGTGCCCGGTGGAGGGGGCGCACGCGTGCAGGGTGGGGGAGGTCGTGGACAACCCGGTGGGTGGTGCTGGTTGTGAACAACTCGGCGTGCGGCGTGGAGGCGCTGATGCGACGCAGCAATGCGTGCATTTTCGACCTCCTCGTCACAGCCTGTCCGTCACTCCCGGCGTTTGATCGATCAAATTTTCACCTGCTACGGTGACTTTGAACGATCAAAGCGGGATGCTTGTCACACTAATCACGAGGTTCACGGGGTGTCAAGCAGACCAGTAGGGTCATATCCAGCCGCCGGAGGAGGGAGTCGCGATGGGTGCGCAGCCGACCGTCAGCGACGTCGCCGGGGTCGCCGGGGTGTCCCGCCAGACGGTGTCGAACGTCCTGAACGCCCCCGAACTCGTCCGTCCGGAGACGCGGGAACGGGTTCAGGCCGCGATCCATTCGCTCGGTTACCGGCCGCACGCCTCCGCCCGTCGCCTCCGCACCCAGAAGAGCTCGACCATCGGCATCCGGCTCGATCCGATCACGCAGGACGGCATCTCCGGGAGCATCCTCGACCGCTTCTTGCACGCGCTCACCGAGCGCGCCGACCGGCAGGGCCTGCGGATGCTGCTGTTCACCGCCGCCGGCCCGGACGACGAGATCGAGCAGTTCCGCCGTCTCTCGGATGCCGCGGACGTGGACGCGTTCGTCCTCACCTCCACCTTCCACGGTGATCCGCGGACGGAGTGGCTGATCGAGCACGGTCAGTCGTTCGTGACATTCGGCCGGCCGTGGGGGATCGACGACATGACCGATCCCGAGCACCTCTGGGTCGACGTGGATGGGCGCTCGGGCCTCCGCGACGCCACAGCGCACCTGCTCTCCCAGGGCCGCAGGCGCATCGGGTTCATCGGCTGGCCCGCGGGATCCGGCACCGGTGACGACCGCCGCGAAGGCTGGCTCGAGGCGATGCGCGAGGGCAGCGGCTTGACGGACGACGAGCTGCGGCTGCTGGAGGTGTCGGCCGAGGACCGCGTGCCGTTCGGCGCCGAAGCGATCCGGCGGCTCGAGGCCCAGGCCGGTGCGGTCGACGGCGTGGTGTGCACGTCCGACTCCCTCGCGCTCGGAGTCCTCACCGCCGCGGGCGGCCGCATCCCGGTCGTTGGGTACGACGACACCCCGGTTGCTGCGTCGCTCGGCTTCTCCAGCGTGGCCCAGCCGCTCGACGAGGTCGCCGCGGGGGTGCTGGAACTCCTGACGGGCGCGCACGGTGGCCGGGTCCGCCCCGGCGAGGAGGTCGCCGATCCGCGGCACCGGCTCGTCGCACCTCGCCTCGTCGTCCGCGACGGCCCGCCCCTCATCGGCCCGCGCTGACGCCGCGCTGACGCCGCCCGAAATCCGCGTGTAACGCGCCGTGGAGACAATGGAGGCATGTCTCCACAAGAGCCGCTTCTGGATGCGTCACGAGCGCGCCGCCTTCCCGTCACCGTCTCCATCACCCGCCGCGTCGACGGCAACCGTCTCGCCGAGGTGACCCACTGGGTCCAGTCCGGTGTCAACCTCGCGAACACGTACGACGGGTTCCTCGGCTCCGGCTGGGTGCGGGCGCACGCCGACTCGGACGAATGGCACATGCTGTACCGTTTCGCGGACGCCGACACGCTGGAGGCGTGGGAGGCATCCGACGACCGCGCGGAGTGGCTCTATGAGGGACGCGAACTGGTGGAAGTGGCTCGGGTGGAGCGCCGCACGGGCATCGAGGGCTGGTTCGACGCGCCGCAGCCGGGCGTCCCCGCCGCTCCTCCGCGCTGGAAGCAGGCCGTGACGATTTGGCTGGGCTTCTTCCCGTTGTCGCTCCTGTTCACGACTCTCGTCACCTCCTTCGTCCCGGGCTGGCACGAGCTGTGGCCGATCGCGACCGTGCTCATCACCACGCTGTGCTTGACGCCGACGATGACGTACTTCCTTCTGCCGTTCGTCACCCGGCTGCTCCAGCCCTGGCTGCGGCGCTAGCGGCCCGCCGCGCCACGTCAGTTCGCGCCCACTCAGGGTTCTCCCTGACCGCACCCTGAATCCAGGGCATTCGGACCGTCGAGGGCTTGCATCCACCCCACTCGCGATATATCGTGAATCCGTCAACAGTCGCGATATAACGCGAGTCACCGACGGCCCCGGCATGGGCCGGAAGAGAAGGAGCAGGAAGCATGGCACAGGAGAAGTGGCTGATCCAGCCGGGCGAGAGCCGCACGATCGACATCGAGGTCGTACGCACCCTCAAGGTCGGGTTCATCGGCGGTCAGATCGACATCGTCGGACACGATGAGCCCGGAGCACGCATCGAGGTGCACTCGGTCACGGGTCGCGACCTGAAGATCGTGGTCGACGGCGACCGTCTCGAGATCGATCACCCGCAGCTGCGGTGGGACAACTTCATCGAGGTCTTCAAGTCGATGCGCTCCAGCGCCCGCGCTGATGTCAGCGTGCTCGTGCCGCGCGATGTCGAGCTCAAGTTCGGCGTCGTCTCGGCAGCTGCGCTGGTCTCGGGCCTCAACACGGACGCCCGCCTGAGCACTGTCTCCGGCGATGTCGTCGCCGATGGCCTCACCGGCGACGTCGAGCTCAACTCCGTCAGCGGCGAGCTGTCCGTGCGCGACCACACGGGCCGCATCAGCGCTCACACCGTCTCGGGCGACGTGACGGCGACCGGTGCCATCCGGCGCTTCTCGTCCGACGGCGTCTCCGGCGACGTGATGCTCGACGTGACCGGCACCCCGGACGACATCGCCGTCAACACGGTGTCCGGCGACACGACCATCCGCATCCCGGAGGCCGTCGGCGCGCGCTACCGCGTCAACACGGTGTCCGGAAAGGTGCAGCTCGACAACATGACCGTGGTCGGCGGGATGGGCAAGGGCTACACCGGCACGGCCGGCACGCTCGACGGCACGTGGGTCGAGATCAGTATCAATTCGGTCTCCGGCGACGCCGCGGTGCTTCGCAGCGCTGCCGCCGAGCGGGGCGCGGAGGCGTCGGCGTGACTCCCGTCTTCTCGCACGGGAGCCTCCGGCTGTACCTGCTGAGCCTGCTGGATGAGGCGCCGCGACACGGTTACGAGCTCATCCAGGCGCTGACCGAGCGCTTCGGCGGCACCTACAGTCCGAGCGCCGGCACCATCTACCCGCGGCTGGCGAAGCTGGAGGAGGAGGGCCTGGTCACCAAGGCGACCGAGGGACGGAAGACGGTGTACCAGATCACCGACGCCGGCCGGGCCGAGCTCGAGGCTCGCCGACCGGAGCTCGACGCGATCGAGGAGGAGGTCACCGACTCCGTTCGCCGTCTGGCGGACGAGGTGCGCGCCGGGGTGAACGACGCGATGCGCACGCTGCGCGCGGAGCTCGCCTCCGCGGCTCGCGAGGCCAAGCGGAACGGCTCGCGGGTCGATCCGCGTCAGGAGGCGCGCGACGCCGGGCGGGATGCGCGCGCGGCGGGCAACGCGGCCGCGCGCGAGGCCGAGGCGGCGCTGAACGACTTCCGTCAGCAGCTCCGCACGGACCTCCGCTACCAGGCCGCTCGCGGCGCGCTCCCAGCAGACATCGTCCCGCTTCTCAAGGACGAGCTGGACCGCGTCCGGCGTGTGCTCGTCGAGGCGATCGGCCGCCGCTGAGCGCCGGTCATCGGCTTTGGGAAAGAGTCA is from Leifsonia sp. 466MF and encodes:
- a CDS encoding antibiotic biosynthesis monooxygenase yields the protein MSPQEPLLDASRARRLPVTVSITRRVDGNRLAEVTHWVQSGVNLANTYDGFLGSGWVRAHADSDEWHMLYRFADADTLEAWEASDDRAEWLYEGRELVEVARVERRTGIEGWFDAPQPGVPAAPPRWKQAVTIWLGFFPLSLLFTTLVTSFVPGWHELWPIATVLITTLCLTPTMTYFLLPFVTRLLQPWLRR
- a CDS encoding DUF4097 family beta strand repeat-containing protein → MAQEKWLIQPGESRTIDIEVVRTLKVGFIGGQIDIVGHDEPGARIEVHSVTGRDLKIVVDGDRLEIDHPQLRWDNFIEVFKSMRSSARADVSVLVPRDVELKFGVVSAAALVSGLNTDARLSTVSGDVVADGLTGDVELNSVSGELSVRDHTGRISAHTVSGDVTATGAIRRFSSDGVSGDVMLDVTGTPDDIAVNTVSGDTTIRIPEAVGARYRVNTVSGKVQLDNMTVVGGMGKGYTGTAGTLDGTWVEISINSVSGDAAVLRSAAAERGAEASA
- a CDS encoding PadR family transcriptional regulator — protein: MTPVFSHGSLRLYLLSLLDEAPRHGYELIQALTERFGGTYSPSAGTIYPRLAKLEEEGLVTKATEGRKTVYQITDAGRAELEARRPELDAIEEEVTDSVRRLADEVRAGVNDAMRTLRAELASAAREAKRNGSRVDPRQEARDAGRDARAAGNAAAREAEAALNDFRQQLRTDLRYQAARGALPADIVPLLKDELDRVRRVLVEAIGRR